From Domibacillus sp. DTU_2020_1001157_1_SI_ALB_TIR_016, a single genomic window includes:
- the nrdR gene encoding transcriptional regulator NrdR encodes MICPDCRFNGTKVVDSRPADDGHSIRRRRECEKCGYRFTTFERVEHMPLIVVKKEGMREEFNREKMLRGLIKACEKRPVPLGTLEKMTADIEQELRSKGVSEVQSDAIGEMVMDRLAEIDEVAYVRFASVYRQFKDINVFLDELKEIINKEK; translated from the coding sequence ATGATTTGCCCTGACTGCCGTTTTAACGGGACGAAAGTTGTCGATTCGCGCCCGGCAGATGACGGGCATTCCATCCGCCGGCGCCGCGAATGTGAAAAATGCGGCTACCGGTTTACGACTTTTGAACGCGTAGAGCACATGCCACTCATCGTTGTAAAAAAAGAAGGAATGCGCGAAGAATTTAACCGCGAGAAAATGCTTCGCGGATTGATAAAAGCATGCGAGAAGCGCCCGGTGCCGCTTGGAACGCTTGAAAAAATGACCGCTGATATCGAACAGGAACTGCGCTCAAAAGGTGTATCGGAAGTGCAGTCAGATGCAATCGGTGAAATGGTCATGGACCGCCTTGCAGAAATTGATGAAGTAGCGTATGTCCGTTTTGCGTCCGTGTACCGGCAATTCAAAGATATTAACGTATTTTTGGATGAATTAAAAGAAATTATTAACAAAGAAAAATAA
- a CDS encoding replication initiation and membrane attachment family protein, which yields MNRHWNEMQPADAYRVTVSGCVDSLEQKVVALLYQPLIGAQALSLYMTMYAEVEDGKLSSESALHYHLMNTLGCSPQQIYEDRLKLEGIGLLKTYVKKTGENREFLYELLPPLAPDQFFTDGLLNVFLYRKIGRPHFLRLKRIFCDREPKSPDYQDVTHAFPDVFSTGYTEMQEAEIDSAPEPGTRLASKGTKTGPVLNESFDFSALERALKDALIPASALTPFIKETIKKLSFLYGIQPLDMKNLVLSSINEQDEIEVEELRKSARNAYQFESGGRLPDMTPRMGSQELKEAGEPKTKEEKLILHCESVTPYQMMIDISDKAPSSVDMKLIEQVMLQYDFTPGVMNALIQYVMLKSNMKLSKSFMDKIAAQWARKKVKTAKEGIELAKTEQKQPKEWTKPKSTSSSYGNRKAVRQEKLPSWFTEKEKEKDTEKERPKQSKDFEAKKRKLEEELRKRKEGASAGEKD from the coding sequence ATGAATCGGCACTGGAATGAAATGCAGCCCGCCGATGCTTACAGGGTGACAGTGTCCGGCTGTGTAGACAGCCTTGAACAAAAAGTGGTTGCGCTGTTGTACCAGCCGCTGATCGGTGCCCAGGCACTCAGCTTATACATGACCATGTATGCGGAAGTAGAGGACGGCAAGCTGTCGTCTGAGAGTGCTCTGCACTATCATTTAATGAATACACTTGGCTGCAGTCCGCAGCAAATATACGAAGACCGGCTTAAGCTGGAAGGGATTGGCTTACTGAAAACCTATGTGAAAAAAACAGGAGAAAACCGCGAATTTCTTTATGAGCTGCTGCCGCCTCTTGCTCCAGACCAATTTTTTACAGACGGTCTTTTAAACGTTTTTTTATACCGGAAAATTGGCCGTCCTCATTTTTTGCGGCTGAAGCGGATATTTTGCGACCGGGAGCCGAAGTCGCCTGATTATCAGGATGTGACCCATGCTTTTCCGGACGTTTTTTCAACAGGGTATACAGAAATGCAGGAAGCAGAAATAGACAGTGCGCCGGAGCCGGGTACCCGCCTCGCTTCAAAAGGAACCAAAACAGGACCTGTTTTAAATGAATCCTTTGATTTTTCAGCGCTTGAACGGGCTCTTAAAGACGCCTTGATTCCGGCATCTGCCCTCACCCCCTTTATTAAAGAAACCATTAAAAAATTGTCTTTTTTATATGGCATTCAACCGCTTGATATGAAGAACCTGGTTTTGTCTTCGATAAACGAACAGGATGAAATTGAGGTGGAGGAACTTCGGAAATCTGCGCGTAATGCCTATCAGTTTGAATCAGGCGGGCGCCTTCCAGACATGACACCGCGCATGGGAAGCCAGGAGCTTAAAGAAGCGGGTGAGCCGAAAACAAAAGAAGAAAAGCTGATCCTTCATTGTGAATCGGTTACCCCCTATCAAATGATGATCGATATATCAGATAAAGCGCCCTCATCCGTAGATATGAAGCTTATTGAGCAGGTGATGCTGCAGTACGATTTTACGCCGGGTGTAATGAATGCGCTCATTCAATATGTTATGCTGAAATCAAATATGAAGCTGTCTAAAAGCTTTATGGACAAAATTGCCGCCCAGTGGGCACGCAAAAAAGTAAAAACGGCCAAAGAGGGTATTGAACTGGCAAAAACGGAACAAAAGCAGCCGAAGGAATGGACAAAGCCAAAGAGCACCTCATCATCCTATGGAAACCGCAAAGCGGTTCGCCAGGAAAAACTGCCATCCTGGTTTACGGAAAAGGAAAAAGAAAAAGACACAGAAAAAGAGCGGCCTAAACAAAGCAAAGACTTTGAAGCGAAGAAACGCAAACTGGAAGAAGAATTGAGAAAACGGAAAGAGGGGGCGTCGGCCGGTGAAAAAGATTAA
- the dnaI gene encoding primosomal protein DnaI → MKKINEALGNFKTSPGFAEQYEQTKREVLADKTVQAFIKEHNLGEREVTRAMVKLYEYVSQSRSCGKCPSLDGCVNMMPGFEPELSMRYQAVELDYKRCPRKIRDDEMKHLRRHVKSLYMPGDVLKATFDQVELDDESRIDAVSMAKDFVDSYAPGQSSKGLYIHGKFGVGKSFLFGAIANELAEKHIASMIVYFPEFVREMKQSLNDHSTGEKIEAVKSAPVLMIDDIGAETMSSWIRDDILGTILQHRMLEGLPVLFTSNFNYSELEHHLTHSQRGESEELKAARIMERIKFLTTPVELSGMNRRH, encoded by the coding sequence GTGAAAAAGATTAACGAAGCACTCGGGAATTTCAAAACGTCGCCGGGGTTTGCAGAACAATATGAGCAGACGAAACGGGAAGTGCTGGCAGACAAAACGGTCCAGGCATTTATTAAAGAACACAATCTTGGTGAACGGGAAGTAACGCGCGCGATGGTCAAACTATATGAGTATGTATCCCAAAGCCGAAGCTGCGGGAAATGTCCATCTCTTGACGGGTGTGTGAACATGATGCCGGGCTTTGAGCCGGAGCTTTCCATGCGTTACCAGGCAGTTGAGCTGGATTACAAGCGCTGTCCTCGTAAAATTCGGGATGATGAAATGAAACATTTGCGCAGGCATGTGAAAAGCCTCTACATGCCGGGAGACGTTTTAAAAGCTACATTTGATCAAGTGGAGCTGGATGATGAAAGCAGAATAGATGCGGTTTCAATGGCAAAAGATTTTGTTGACAGCTACGCGCCTGGGCAGTCTTCTAAAGGTTTATATATACATGGGAAATTCGGCGTCGGTAAATCCTTTTTATTTGGTGCTATCGCCAATGAATTGGCCGAGAAGCATATTGCATCCATGATCGTTTATTTTCCGGAGTTTGTCCGTGAAATGAAACAGTCGCTTAACGACCATTCAACGGGAGAGAAAATTGAAGCGGTGAAATCTGCGCCTGTTTTAATGATTGACGATATTGGGGCAGAAACGATGTCGAGCTGGATTCGCGACGATATACTCGGTACGATTCTGCAGCACCGTATGCTTGAAGGGCTTCCGGTTTTGTTTACCTCTAACTTTAATTATAGTGAGCTGGAGCATCACTTGACGCATTCACAGCGCGGTGAATCGGAAGAGCTGAAAGCAGCACGCATTATGGAACGTATTAAGTTTTTGACCACGCCGGTGGAACTGAGCGGTATGAATCGCCGGCATTAA
- the thrS gene encoding threonine--tRNA ligase, with protein sequence MSIQLTFPDGAVKEFPSGTTMEEVAQSISPGLRKKALAGKVSGQFIDLKTPIEQDGAIEIITPEHADALEVLRHSTAHLMAQAIKRVYGADKVKLGVGPVIEGGFYYDIDLDESITPEDLPKIEKEMKKIINENVPVIRKEVSRAEAEQFFKEIDDEYKLELLEAIPENETVTLYEQGDFTDLCRGVHVPSTGKLKEFKLLNIAGAYWRGNSDNKMLQRIYGTAFFKKEDLEHHLKMIEEAKERDHRKIGKELDLFTNSQKVGQGLPLWLPKGATIRRIIERYIVDKEVSLGYDHVYTPVMGSVELYKTSGHWDHYQDGMFPVMEMDNEDLVLRPMNCPHHMMIYKNDIHSYRELPIRIAELGTMHRYEMSGALAGLQRVRGMTLNDAHIFVRPDQIKDELKRVVELILSVYKDFDLNDYSFRLSYRDPENTEKYYDDDEMWEKAQAMLKDAMDELGMEYVEAEDEAAFYGPKLDVQVKTALGKEETLSTVQLDFLLPERFDLTYVGEDGKQHRPVVIHRGVVSTMERFVAFLIEEYKGAFPTWLAPVQVQIIPVSNEVHYDYARKLQDELKAAGIRVEMDSREEKLGYKIRESQMKKIPYMLVVGDKELESGTVNVRKYGEQQSETMSFDAFRDLVQKEGKR encoded by the coding sequence ATGTCGATTCAATTAACATTCCCAGACGGCGCTGTAAAGGAATTTCCGTCTGGAACAACAATGGAAGAGGTTGCGCAGTCGATCAGCCCGGGCCTGCGTAAAAAAGCGCTTGCCGGCAAAGTATCAGGACAGTTTATTGATTTAAAAACACCGATCGAGCAGGATGGCGCGATTGAAATTATTACACCTGAGCATGCTGACGCGCTTGAAGTGCTTCGCCACAGTACAGCACACTTGATGGCGCAGGCGATCAAACGTGTTTACGGAGCCGACAAAGTCAAGCTTGGTGTGGGCCCGGTTATTGAAGGCGGCTTTTACTATGATATTGATCTGGATGAATCCATTACACCGGAAGATTTGCCGAAAATCGAAAAAGAAATGAAGAAAATCATTAACGAAAACGTGCCGGTTATCCGCAAAGAAGTATCACGCGCGGAAGCAGAGCAGTTTTTCAAAGAAATTGATGATGAATACAAGCTGGAGCTTCTTGAAGCAATTCCGGAGAACGAAACGGTTACACTGTATGAGCAGGGTGATTTCACCGATCTATGCCGCGGTGTACACGTTCCGTCCACTGGAAAGTTAAAAGAATTTAAGCTGCTTAACATCGCCGGTGCATACTGGCGCGGTAATTCAGACAACAAAATGCTTCAGCGTATTTACGGAACGGCTTTCTTTAAAAAGGAAGACCTTGAGCATCACTTGAAAATGATTGAAGAAGCAAAAGAGCGCGATCACCGCAAAATTGGAAAAGAGCTTGATTTGTTTACAAATTCCCAGAAAGTCGGACAGGGTCTGCCGCTTTGGCTGCCAAAAGGTGCAACAATCCGCCGTATTATCGAACGCTACATTGTCGATAAAGAAGTAAGCCTCGGCTATGACCATGTATACACACCGGTAATGGGAAGCGTTGAACTTTACAAAACAAGCGGACACTGGGATCATTATCAGGACGGTATGTTCCCGGTCATGGAAATGGACAACGAGGATCTTGTTCTTCGCCCGATGAACTGCCCGCATCACATGATGATTTATAAAAATGACATTCACAGCTATCGCGAGCTGCCGATCCGTATTGCTGAACTTGGCACAATGCACCGCTATGAAATGTCAGGCGCCCTTGCCGGCCTGCAGCGTGTTCGCGGGATGACATTGAATGATGCCCACATCTTTGTTCGTCCGGACCAAATCAAAGATGAACTCAAACGTGTTGTCGAGCTGATCTTGTCTGTTTATAAAGATTTTGATTTAAATGATTACTCGTTCCGCTTGTCTTACCGCGATCCGGAAAACACCGAGAAATACTACGATGATGATGAAATGTGGGAAAAAGCACAAGCGATGCTGAAAGACGCAATGGATGAGCTTGGCATGGAGTACGTAGAAGCAGAAGATGAAGCGGCGTTCTACGGTCCGAAGCTTGACGTACAGGTAAAGACAGCGCTTGGCAAAGAAGAAACTTTGTCTACTGTACAGCTGGATTTCCTTCTTCCGGAACGCTTTGACTTAACATATGTGGGTGAAGACGGCAAGCAGCACCGTCCGGTTGTTATTCACCGCGGTGTAGTTTCCACAATGGAACGCTTTGTTGCGTTTTTGATTGAAGAATACAAGGGAGCATTCCCGACATGGCTTGCACCGGTTCAGGTTCAAATCATTCCTGTTTCTAACGAGGTTCACTACGACTACGCAAGAAAGTTACAGGATGAGCTGAAAGCAGCCGGCATCCGTGTCGAAATGGACAGCCGTGAAGAAAAGCTCGGGTATAAAATCCGTGAATCGCAAATGAAGAAAATTCCGTACATGCTCGTAGTGGGTGATAAAGAGCTTGAGAGCGGTACAGTGAATGTCCGCAAGTACGGTGAACAGCAGTCTGAGACGATGTCATTTGACGCTTTCCGCGACCTTGTTCAAAAAGAAGGCAAACGTTAA
- the infC gene encoding translation initiation factor IF-3 — protein MTRRWLVISKDMNLNEGIRAREVRLIDQNGDQLGIKQKREALEIAARVNLDLVLVAPNAKPPVARIMDYGKFKFEQQKKEKEARKNQKIIQLKEVRFSPTIDDHDFNTKLRNAIKFLEKGDKVKASIRFKGRAITHKEIGQRVLDRFAEACKEVATVESKPKMDGRSMFLIMAPKNEK, from the coding sequence ATGACCCGGAGGTGGCTTGTTATTAGCAAAGATATGAATTTAAACGAAGGCATCCGTGCCCGTGAAGTACGCTTGATCGATCAAAACGGCGATCAGCTCGGCATTAAACAAAAACGCGAAGCGCTTGAAATTGCTGCCCGCGTAAATCTTGATCTTGTGCTTGTTGCTCCGAACGCGAAACCGCCTGTAGCCCGCATCATGGACTATGGAAAGTTCAAGTTCGAACAGCAGAAGAAAGAGAAGGAAGCCCGCAAAAACCAGAAAATCATCCAATTAAAAGAAGTGCGCTTCAGTCCAACGATTGATGACCACGATTTTAATACCAAGCTTCGCAATGCGATTAAGTTCTTGGAAAAAGGTGATAAAGTAAAAGCATCGATCCGATTCAAAGGACGTGCGATTACGCATAAAGAAATCGGCCAGCGTGTACTTGACCGCTTTGCAGAAGCGTGCAAGGAAGTTGCGACTGTTGAGTCCAAGCCGAAAATGGACGGCCGTAGTATGTTCCTTATTATGGCGCCTAAAAACGAAAAGTAA
- the rpmI gene encoding 50S ribosomal protein L35, whose protein sequence is MPKMKTHRGSAKRFKKTGSGKLKRSHGYTSHLFANKSQKQKRKLRKGALVSKGDFKRIRHMLDNL, encoded by the coding sequence ATGCCAAAAATGAAAACTCACCGTGGTTCTGCCAAACGTTTCAAGAAAACAGGTTCAGGTAAACTGAAACGTTCACACGGTTACACAAGCCACTTGTTCGCAAACAAATCTCAAAAACAAAAACGTAAATTGCGCAAAGGCGCTCTTGTATCAAAAGGCGATTTCAAACGTATTCGCCACATGCTTGACAATCTGTAA
- the rplT gene encoding 50S ribosomal protein L20, with product MPRVKGGTVTRKRRKKVLKLAKGYFGSKHRLYKVANQQVMKSLQYAYRDRRNKKRDFRKLWITRINAAARTNGLSYSRLMHGLKLAGIEVNRKMLADLAVSDAQGFAQLADAAKKQLG from the coding sequence ATGCCACGCGTAAAAGGCGGTACTGTAACACGCAAACGTCGTAAAAAGGTTCTTAAATTAGCAAAAGGTTATTTCGGTTCGAAACATCGTTTATATAAAGTTGCCAACCAACAAGTTATGAAATCCCTGCAATATGCATACCGGGATCGCCGTAACAAAAAACGTGATTTCCGCAAATTGTGGATCACTCGTATCAACGCAGCTGCTCGTACAAACGGTCTTTCTTACAGCCGTTTAATGCACGGTTTGAAGCTTGCTGGTATCGAAGTAAACCGCAAAATGCTTGCTGATCTTGCTGTTAGCGATGCGCAAGGATTTGCACAGCTTGCAGACGCTGCAAAAAAACAACTAGGTTAA
- a CDS encoding DUF1294 domain-containing protein encodes MVFIYFIFINMIAYITMANDKKKAQKRLYRTRERTLWLLALLGGAPGGWVAMQTYRHKTKHASFKYGMPVLAVMDLMVLAMIGGTAI; translated from the coding sequence ATGGTCTTCATTTATTTTATTTTTATTAATATGATTGCCTATATAACGATGGCAAATGATAAGAAAAAAGCGCAAAAACGGCTGTACCGAACCCGGGAAAGGACGCTCTGGCTGCTGGCTTTGCTTGGCGGTGCACCGGGCGGATGGGTGGCCATGCAGACGTACCGGCATAAAACGAAGCATGCATCCTTTAAATACGGAATGCCGGTTCTTGCCGTTATGGATTTAATGGTGTTAGCAATGATAGGAGGAACAGCCATTTGA
- a CDS encoding dUTP diphosphatase codes for MNMNTLFEMQRGLDSYIEKEHNLEGTNLFDQKVLALLVEIGELANETRCFKFWSTKGPSERGIILEEFVDGVHFILSLGILADLTDAVPASQQPAKTATDQFLLVTEAVHTFHRDKAKEAYQSLLDRFFTLGDMLGFSAEEVEQAYIAKNEVNYKRQQSGY; via the coding sequence TTGAATATGAATACATTGTTTGAAATGCAGCGCGGGCTCGATTCATACATAGAAAAGGAACACAATCTGGAAGGAACGAATTTGTTTGACCAAAAAGTGCTCGCTCTGCTTGTTGAAATTGGTGAACTGGCTAATGAAACGAGATGCTTTAAATTTTGGAGTACAAAAGGGCCGTCAGAGCGGGGAATCATTTTAGAAGAATTTGTAGACGGCGTACATTTTATTCTGTCACTCGGCATTTTAGCTGACCTGACAGATGCAGTGCCGGCGTCCCAGCAGCCTGCAAAAACGGCAACGGACCAGTTTTTGCTTGTCACAGAAGCCGTTCATACCTTCCACCGTGATAAAGCAAAAGAAGCGTATCAATCCCTGCTTGACCGTTTCTTTACACTGGGGGATATGCTTGGATTCTCAGCAGAAGAAGTGGAACAGGCGTATATCGCCAAAAATGAAGTAAACTATAAGCGCCAGCAGTCGGGCTACTAA
- a CDS encoding M42 family metallopeptidase, giving the protein MKKLDETLTMLKELTDAKGIAGNEREAREVMQKYIEPFAEEVTTDGLGSLIAKKTGDANGPKIMVAGHLDEVGFMVTRIDDKGFIRFQTVGGWWSQVMLAQRVTIVTRKGDITGVIGSKPPHILPAEARKKPVDIKDMFIDIGASSREEASEWGVRPGDMVVPYFEFTVMNNEKMLLAKAWDNRIGCAIAIDVMKYVKDKQHANIVYGVGTVQEEVGLRGAKTSAHQIGPDIAFGVDVGIAGDTPGVTEKEAMGKMGKGPQIILYDASMVSHKGLRDFVTDVADELNIPYQFDAMAGGGTDSGEIHKTGNGVPTLSVTIATRYIHSHAAMLHRDDYENAVKLLGEVILRLDRDTVNTITFD; this is encoded by the coding sequence ATGAAGAAACTCGATGAAACGTTAACGATGCTAAAAGAGCTAACGGATGCAAAAGGGATTGCCGGGAATGAACGCGAAGCGCGGGAAGTCATGCAAAAATACATTGAGCCATTTGCAGAAGAAGTGACAACAGACGGCCTTGGCAGCTTGATCGCCAAAAAAACCGGGGATGCAAACGGCCCGAAAATCATGGTGGCTGGGCACCTGGATGAAGTCGGCTTTATGGTTACACGCATTGATGACAAAGGGTTTATCCGTTTTCAAACTGTCGGCGGATGGTGGAGCCAGGTAATGCTCGCCCAGCGCGTTACGATCGTGACGCGCAAAGGAGATATTACAGGCGTGATCGGCTCAAAGCCGCCGCACATTTTGCCGGCTGAAGCACGCAAAAAACCGGTTGATATTAAAGACATGTTTATCGATATCGGCGCATCAAGCCGCGAAGAAGCTTCAGAATGGGGCGTGCGTCCTGGCGACATGGTCGTTCCTTACTTTGAATTTACTGTTATGAACAATGAAAAAATGCTGCTGGCTAAAGCTTGGGACAACCGAATCGGCTGTGCGATCGCCATTGATGTGATGAAGTACGTAAAAGATAAACAGCATGCGAATATTGTGTACGGTGTTGGAACGGTACAGGAAGAGGTCGGCCTGCGCGGTGCGAAAACATCCGCTCACCAAATTGGCCCGGATATCGCATTTGGCGTCGATGTTGGCATTGCCGGCGATACACCAGGGGTAACGGAAAAAGAGGCAATGGGCAAAATGGGCAAAGGCCCGCAGATTATTTTGTATGATGCATCAATGGTATCCCACAAAGGACTGCGTGACTTTGTAACGGATGTAGCCGATGAATTAAATATTCCTTACCAGTTTGACGCTATGGCAGGCGGCGGAACAGATTCAGGGGAAATTCATAAAACAGGCAATGGCGTTCCGACGCTGTCTGTTACCATTGCTACACGCTACATCCATTCTCATGCGGCCATGCTTCACCGTGATGATTATGAAAACGCCGTGAAGCTGCTTGGAGAAGTAATCCTTCGCCTTGACCGCGATACGGTTAACACCATTACATTTGACTAA
- the sspI gene encoding small acid-soluble spore protein SspI, which translates to MDLRGAIIQNLNGQNPNELSAVIQDAISNGEEKTLPGLGVMLELFWKKSTTEEQKVVLERMASALQ; encoded by the coding sequence ATGGATTTACGAGGCGCTATTATTCAAAATTTAAACGGACAAAATCCAAATGAATTATCGGCTGTAATTCAAGACGCAATTTCAAATGGCGAAGAAAAAACGCTGCCAGGTCTTGGTGTGATGCTTGAACTTTTCTGGAAAAAAAGCACAACAGAAGAGCAAAAAGTCGTATTAGAACGCATGGCATCTGCTCTTCAGTAA
- a CDS encoding RNA methyltransferase has translation MTYIQSANNTHIKQLNKLWIKKERDKTGLYMLEGFHLVEEALRYKEQIKELLLSEEAAVPASWNIDGLDVTMISAEVAKKLSDTENGQGVFAVCRKQEAAELPAGKSFLLLDAVQDPGNIGTMIRTADAAGIDAVLLSHGSADLYNPKVLRSAQGSHFHLPVLSVDLTEAVEELQKRNIPVYGTALEGASDYRKEQAGPFALLVGNEGNGVRPELLEKTTKNVYIPIFGQSESLNVAVAAGILLYHFRENN, from the coding sequence TTGACATACATTCAATCCGCAAATAACACACATATAAAACAGCTCAATAAACTATGGATAAAAAAAGAACGGGATAAAACAGGTCTTTATATGCTCGAAGGCTTTCATCTCGTTGAAGAAGCGCTTCGCTACAAAGAGCAAATAAAGGAACTTCTTTTATCAGAGGAAGCGGCAGTACCGGCATCGTGGAATATAGATGGCCTCGACGTGACCATGATTTCGGCCGAGGTGGCGAAAAAGCTTTCTGATACGGAAAACGGCCAGGGCGTTTTTGCGGTGTGCCGGAAACAGGAAGCGGCGGAACTGCCGGCGGGCAAAAGCTTTTTGCTGCTGGATGCCGTGCAGGATCCGGGTAATATCGGCACGATGATCCGGACAGCCGATGCCGCTGGAATTGATGCGGTGCTGCTCAGCCATGGATCTGCTGATCTGTATAATCCAAAAGTGCTTCGTTCGGCACAGGGAAGCCATTTTCACCTGCCTGTTTTAAGCGTAGATTTAACCGAAGCGGTTGAAGAGCTGCAAAAACGAAATATTCCGGTGTACGGAACGGCTTTGGAAGGAGCGTCTGATTACAGAAAGGAACAAGCAGGGCCATTTGCGCTGCTCGTGGGCAATGAAGGAAACGGCGTACGTCCAGAGCTTCTTGAGAAAACAACCAAAAATGTTTACATTCCGATTTTCGGCCAAAGCGAGTCGCTGAATGTAGCGGTTGCGGCCGGTATCCTTCTTTATCATTTTCGGGAAAACAATTGA
- the pheS gene encoding phenylalanine--tRNA ligase subunit alpha, protein MEEQLKVLQEEAIKKAAAAQDLKELNDVRVAYLGKKGPVTEVLKGMGKLSAEERPKMGALVNVVREAITKAIESKQASLESEAIQKQLAEESVDVTLPGRPVKLGGHHPLTRITEEIEDLFIGMGYTVAEGPEVEQDYYNFEALNLPKGHPARDMQDTFYITPELLMRTHTSPVQVRTMLQHEGKGPVKIICPGKVYRRDSDDATHSHQFNQIEGLVVGENIRMSDLKGTLDVFAKKMFGAEREIRLRPSFFPFTEPSVEVDVSCMCGGKGCSICKGTGWIEVLGAGMVHPNVLEMAGFDSNVYSGFAFGMGQERIAMLKYGIDDIRHFYTNDLRFLKQFSVHE, encoded by the coding sequence GTGGAAGAACAGTTAAAAGTGCTGCAGGAAGAAGCGATTAAGAAAGCGGCAGCCGCACAGGATTTAAAAGAACTGAATGATGTACGCGTTGCGTACCTTGGCAAAAAAGGACCTGTTACAGAAGTGCTAAAAGGCATGGGCAAGCTGTCTGCAGAAGAACGCCCGAAAATGGGGGCGCTTGTCAATGTTGTGCGTGAAGCCATCACAAAAGCGATTGAATCGAAGCAGGCCTCATTAGAGTCCGAAGCTATTCAAAAGCAGCTGGCAGAAGAATCCGTTGATGTAACCCTGCCAGGCCGCCCGGTCAAACTTGGCGGACATCATCCGCTTACACGTATTACAGAAGAAATTGAAGACTTATTTATTGGCATGGGCTATACAGTGGCTGAAGGACCGGAAGTGGAGCAGGACTATTATAACTTCGAAGCGCTCAACCTGCCAAAAGGCCATCCGGCGCGTGATATGCAGGATACATTTTACATTACACCGGAGCTTTTAATGCGTACACATACCTCACCCGTACAAGTACGAACGATGCTTCAGCATGAAGGCAAAGGGCCGGTTAAAATTATTTGCCCGGGTAAAGTATACCGCCGTGACAGTGATGACGCGACGCACTCCCACCAATTCAACCAAATCGAAGGGCTTGTGGTGGGTGAAAACATCCGCATGAGCGACTTAAAAGGCACGCTCGATGTATTTGCGAAGAAAATGTTTGGTGCAGAGCGCGAAATCCGCCTTCGTCCAAGTTTCTTCCCATTCACTGAGCCGTCTGTTGAAGTAGATGTGAGCTGTATGTGCGGCGGCAAAGGCTGCTCGATTTGTAAAGGTACCGGCTGGATTGAAGTTCTGGGTGCCGGTATGGTGCATCCAAACGTGCTTGAAATGGCCGGATTTGATTCAAATGTTTATTCCGGTTTCGCATTCGGCATGGGGCAGGAGCGCATTGCCATGCTGAAGTATGGCATTGATGATATCCGCCATTTCTACACAAATGATCTTCGTTTCTTAAAGCAATTTTCTGTACACGAATAA